Proteins from a single region of Runella sp. SP2:
- a CDS encoding ribonuclease D → MSSPIFIHTQAEFERAIERLNHFPAIAIDTEFDNNHYAYGFTLCLFQVATPDACYLIDPFEVKDLSALWRVVENPAVEKVIHDSGEDFRLLYLHGCSPRNIFDTSVATKLLCFEKIGLASVLGEVLGIESSKKKQQSNWLKRPLSDLQLEYAANDVIYLLELRDKLTERLQQQERWEWFQQSMVFLENKSYVPKTRNTFLSSKEQRDFSPFDQHILSELYRFRDEQARRFGKPTYQILTDAQVHQILVDPTTLTNWLQLKGLNPRMQTPWAVDQLKQVIHQAKAEGTKRQLLQERVKPSPQEFAEMQQRATRSNALREGTFLPMKRWIEEKYGSLFVPYILSNEVISTLIAGELKLTDIGPPFQQAIIREAASALSIDVSAFC, encoded by the coding sequence ATGTCGAGTCCCATTTTTATTCATACACAAGCGGAGTTTGAGCGTGCCATTGAGCGATTAAACCACTTCCCAGCCATAGCGATTGATACTGAATTTGATAACAATCATTATGCCTATGGCTTTACCCTTTGTTTGTTTCAAGTAGCTACCCCCGATGCGTGTTATTTGATTGACCCCTTTGAGGTAAAAGACTTGTCGGCGCTATGGCGCGTGGTTGAAAATCCTGCCGTTGAAAAAGTAATACACGACAGTGGCGAGGATTTTCGTCTACTTTATCTTCACGGATGCTCCCCCCGTAATATTTTCGATACAAGCGTGGCCACTAAGCTGCTTTGTTTTGAAAAAATTGGCTTGGCAAGTGTCTTGGGTGAAGTACTAGGGATTGAATCTAGTAAGAAAAAGCAACAAAGTAATTGGCTCAAACGCCCGCTCTCCGATTTGCAGCTTGAGTATGCGGCCAACGACGTCATTTATCTTCTTGAACTTCGCGACAAATTAACCGAACGCCTTCAGCAGCAAGAACGCTGGGAATGGTTTCAGCAAAGCATGGTGTTTTTGGAAAACAAAAGCTACGTTCCCAAAACACGCAATACCTTTTTGAGCTCCAAAGAACAGCGCGATTTTAGCCCGTTTGACCAACATATTTTAAGTGAATTATATCGTTTTCGCGATGAGCAAGCGCGTCGTTTTGGAAAGCCAACTTACCAAATACTTACCGATGCGCAAGTACACCAAATCCTCGTTGACCCAACAACGCTCACCAACTGGCTACAGTTAAAAGGATTAAATCCGCGTATGCAAACTCCTTGGGCAGTGGACCAACTCAAACAAGTTATCCACCAAGCCAAAGCCGAGGGAACGAAGCGCCAACTTCTACAAGAACGGGTAAAACCCAGTCCGCAAGAATTTGCCGAAATGCAGCAACGCGCCACCCGAAGCAACGCCCTGCGCGAAGGAACCTTTTTACCGATGAAGCGTTGGATTGAAGAAAAATACGGGTCGCTTTTTGTTCCTTATATTCTCAGCAATGAGGTCATTAGTACGCTTATCGCGGGAGAATTGAAACTGACCGACATTGGTCCACCGTTTCAGCAAGCCATCATCCGCGAGGCTGCTTCGGCGCTTTCTATTGATGTTTCCGCTTTTTGTTAA
- a CDS encoding Uma2 family endonuclease: MTTTPVQRPKRLRKVPEFLIKEVLDGKEVYYKNYRKVLFGQHTFENIMGSSSLQTLVINYIQRILLKFLDENSFFVFSGEVGLHLDHSNNLSADLLVYKTEQITKFDKYYFNIPPIVQIEVDIQIDNTHFTDNEYLTRKTQKLLDFGVERVLWVLTSTQTIIVAEPHQDWRIINWNKDVLLLNDISINIGAYLAKMNVEL; the protein is encoded by the coding sequence ATGACAACTACTCCCGTTCAACGACCCAAACGTCTTAGAAAAGTTCCTGAGTTTCTCATCAAAGAGGTCCTCGACGGGAAAGAAGTGTACTATAAAAACTATCGAAAGGTACTATTTGGACAGCATACATTCGAGAATATCATGGGCAGCAGTAGCCTTCAAACACTTGTCATCAATTACATACAGCGGATTTTACTAAAGTTTCTTGATGAAAATTCTTTTTTTGTTTTTTCGGGAGAAGTCGGATTGCATTTAGATCATTCAAATAATCTATCAGCTGATTTGTTGGTTTATAAAACAGAACAAATAACAAAATTTGACAAATATTACTTTAATATACCACCAATTGTACAAATAGAAGTAGATATTCAGATTGACAATACGCATTTTACTGACAATGAATACCTCACCCGAAAAACGCAAAAGCTTCTTGATTTTGGGGTTGAAAGGGTTTTATGGGTATTAACTTCCACCCAGACTATTATCGTAGCAGAACCTCACCAAGACTGGCGCATCATCAATTGGAACAAAGATGTCTTACTCCTCAATGACATCTCCATAAATATTGGGGCCTATTTAGCTAAGATGAATGTAGAATTATAA
- the uvrA gene encoding excinuclease ABC subunit UvrA, whose protein sequence is MNQTTSNPTVSSSDFEGLDPKKFILIKGARVNNLKNIDVAIPRNKLVVVTGVSGSGKSSLAFDTLFAEGQRMYVESLSSYARQFLGRMEKPEVDYIKGISPAVAIEQKVNTRNPRSTVGTTTEIYDYLKLLFARIGVTHSPISGEIVRKDTVTDVVNYLMGHEEGTRAMVLAPLIIKENRTLEQELTILLSKGYTRIVVSDETRSIEELLEEGNVEGALEGTELFILVDRAAIKHEDEDTLFRLSDSVQTAFFEGEGLCWIKVVGGEKRSFSDKFELDGLKFEEPSVNLFSFNNPYGACKRCEGFGKVLGLDPELVIPDKNLSVFEGAIAPWRSEKMSEWLAPLLRHGIRFDFPIHRAYKDLTEDQKALLWTGNSYFEGLTAFFDHLESQTHKVQYRVMLSRYRGRTNCPECRGSRLRQDASYVKINGTSITDLVLMPISEVLQFFQNLTLPDFQYGVAKRILIEIENRLEYMNRVGLGYLTLNRLTNSLSGGEFQRIKLATSLGSALVGSMYILDEPSIGLHPRDTRKLVSVLESLRDMGNTVIVVEHEEEVMRAADQIIDIGPDAGNLGGEVVWQGSWEEINNDELRGQNDDQVPVSHTIDFLTGRDQVPVPTFRRKATHWLELTGAKENNLKDVDVKFPLGTLTVVTGVSGSGKSTLIRKILFPALARVKGEYNEDAGKYANLTGSVERIDNLEMVDQNPIGKSSRSNPVTYIKAYDYIRQMMSDVPLAKARGYKPSHFSFNVEGGRCETCQGEGQVKIEMQFMADIYLKCEGCGGKRFKQEVLDVRYQRPDGNSADISDILNMTIDEAIEFFQQEEPKLADRLQPLKDVGLGYIKLGQSSNTLSGGEAQRVKLAFFLSKSNPNQGRSLFIFDEPTTGLHFHDIQKLLKSINALVNQGDTVIVIEHNVEVIKSADWIIDLGPEGGDKGGYITFAGTPESMLALENNYTAEFLKLKMNP, encoded by the coding sequence ATGAATCAAACGACAAGTAATCCGACTGTATCTTCTTCTGATTTTGAAGGACTAGACCCCAAAAAATTTATCCTCATCAAAGGAGCGCGAGTAAATAATCTCAAAAATATTGATGTGGCCATTCCACGAAACAAACTCGTTGTTGTAACGGGTGTGTCGGGGTCGGGCAAATCATCGTTGGCGTTCGATACACTTTTTGCCGAAGGCCAGCGCATGTACGTCGAAAGCTTGAGCAGTTATGCCCGTCAGTTTTTGGGGAGAATGGAAAAGCCCGAAGTGGATTACATCAAGGGAATCTCGCCTGCGGTAGCCATCGAACAGAAAGTCAATACCCGAAATCCACGCTCAACGGTGGGGACGACCACTGAAATCTACGATTATTTGAAATTACTTTTTGCCCGAATTGGGGTAACTCACTCGCCTATTTCGGGAGAAATTGTGCGCAAAGACACGGTGACCGACGTGGTCAATTACCTCATGGGCCACGAGGAAGGGACGCGGGCAATGGTTTTGGCGCCGCTTATCATCAAAGAAAATCGTACGCTCGAACAAGAATTAACCATTCTACTTTCCAAAGGCTATACGCGAATCGTGGTAAGTGACGAAACACGTTCGATTGAGGAACTACTGGAAGAAGGCAACGTTGAAGGAGCTTTGGAGGGAACGGAGCTATTTATTTTGGTGGACCGAGCGGCCATTAAGCACGAGGACGAAGATACGCTTTTCCGTCTTTCGGATTCGGTACAAACGGCCTTTTTTGAAGGAGAAGGGTTGTGCTGGATAAAAGTGGTCGGCGGAGAAAAACGTTCGTTTTCTGATAAGTTTGAATTAGATGGGCTAAAATTTGAAGAACCTAGCGTTAATCTTTTCAGCTTTAATAACCCTTACGGCGCTTGCAAACGCTGCGAAGGTTTTGGAAAAGTACTGGGGCTAGACCCCGAACTGGTGATTCCCGATAAAAATCTTTCGGTATTTGAGGGAGCAATTGCCCCTTGGCGTTCCGAAAAAATGAGCGAATGGTTAGCGCCTTTGCTTCGTCACGGTATCCGTTTTGATTTCCCCATCCATCGTGCTTATAAAGATTTAACCGAAGACCAGAAAGCGTTACTTTGGACGGGAAATAGCTATTTTGAGGGTCTAACGGCCTTTTTTGACCATTTAGAATCGCAGACGCACAAAGTACAATACCGTGTGATGTTGTCGCGATACCGAGGTCGAACCAACTGCCCCGAATGTCGAGGCTCTCGTTTGCGTCAGGATGCGAGTTACGTAAAAATAAATGGTACTTCCATTACTGACTTGGTTTTGATGCCAATTTCGGAGGTGTTACAATTTTTCCAAAACCTCACTTTACCCGATTTTCAATACGGCGTGGCCAAACGAATTTTGATTGAAATTGAAAACCGTTTGGAATACATGAACCGCGTGGGGCTAGGTTATTTGACGCTCAACCGTCTTACTAATTCGCTTTCAGGCGGAGAATTTCAACGGATTAAGTTGGCAACGTCATTGGGTAGTGCCTTGGTAGGTTCAATGTACATTTTGGACGAACCAAGCATTGGCCTTCACCCGCGTGATACCCGAAAGTTAGTAAGTGTGTTGGAGTCACTGCGCGACATGGGCAATACCGTAATTGTGGTTGAACACGAGGAAGAAGTCATGCGCGCCGCCGATCAAATCATCGACATCGGCCCAGATGCAGGAAATTTGGGTGGAGAAGTGGTTTGGCAGGGGAGTTGGGAGGAAATTAATAATGACGAATTACGAGGACAGAACGACGACCAAGTACCTGTATCCCACACCATCGATTTCCTCACAGGCCGCGACCAAGTACCAGTTCCCACCTTCCGTCGGAAAGCGACGCATTGGTTGGAGTTGACGGGAGCCAAAGAAAATAACCTGAAAGACGTGGACGTGAAATTTCCGTTGGGGACGCTGACGGTCGTGACGGGGGTGTCGGGTTCGGGAAAATCGACGCTGATTCGGAAGATTTTATTCCCCGCCTTGGCTCGCGTAAAAGGAGAATACAACGAAGATGCGGGCAAATACGCCAACCTGACGGGGAGCGTTGAGCGAATTGATAACTTAGAAATGGTGGATCAAAATCCCATCGGAAAATCGTCTCGTTCCAATCCCGTTACGTACATCAAAGCTTATGATTACATTCGCCAAATGATGAGCGATGTGCCCTTGGCCAAAGCCAGGGGGTACAAACCTTCTCATTTCTCTTTCAACGTCGAGGGTGGGCGCTGCGAAACCTGCCAAGGTGAAGGTCAAGTAAAAATTGAAATGCAGTTCATGGCCGATATTTACCTCAAATGTGAAGGTTGTGGTGGAAAGCGTTTCAAACAAGAAGTGCTGGATGTCCGCTATCAACGTCCCGATGGAAACTCAGCTGATATTTCGGATATTTTAAATATGACGATTGACGAAGCCATTGAGTTCTTCCAGCAAGAAGAACCTAAATTGGCCGATCGTCTTCAACCATTGAAAGACGTGGGGCTGGGATACATCAAGCTGGGGCAATCTTCTAATACCCTTTCAGGAGGTGAAGCCCAACGGGTAAAACTGGCCTTCTTCTTGAGCAAATCGAACCCTAATCAAGGGCGTTCGCTCTTTATTTTTGACGAACCGACCACGGGGCTCCATTTTCACGACATTCAAAAACTGTTAAAATCCATCAATGCGCTGGTCAATCAGGGAGATACCGTGATTGTTATTGAGCACAACGTCGAAGTCATAAAATCGGCCGATTGGATCATTGATTTGGGGCCAGAAGGGGGAGACAAGGGCGGCTACATTACGTTTGCGGGTACGCCTGAGAGTATGTTGGCGCTAGAAAATAACTACACGGCTGAGTTTTTGAAACTAAAAATGAACCCATAA
- a CDS encoding CBS domain-containing protein, translated as MKRREPISHIMTKNVATVQVSDDLHDVIDLVKKNHIRHVPVLEGHDVVGIISSTDINRLTFSSLFENQEGADEAILEMLSISQVMTQKPRTVEAALSIREVAEILASEEYHALPVIENGQLVGIVTTTDVIKYLLEQY; from the coding sequence ATGAAAAGAAGAGAACCAATTTCGCACATCATGACCAAAAACGTAGCCACTGTTCAAGTTTCCGACGATTTGCATGATGTTATTGACTTAGTAAAGAAAAACCACATTCGACACGTTCCAGTATTGGAAGGCCACGACGTGGTGGGAATCATCAGCAGTACCGACATCAATCGTTTGACCTTCAGTTCGTTGTTTGAAAATCAAGAAGGCGCGGACGAAGCCATTTTGGAAATGTTGAGTATTTCACAAGTAATGACCCAGAAACCTCGTACGGTAGAGGCAGCTTTGAGTATTAGAGAAGTGGCAGAAATTCTAGCTTCGGAAGAATACCACGCCTTGCCAGTTATAGAAAATGGTCAACTCGTTGGAATTGTGACCACTACGGACGTCATTAAGTACTTATTGGAACAATACTAG
- a CDS encoding fasciclin domain-containing protein: MNIYWKTLKTVSLALTVLVSSLFLMSCEKDEPTSNTITDVVLQNNDFTILRAAVSRAGLADALRAGTLTVFAPNDAAFTASGLDLATVNGLDVNTLKAVLQYHVLATKNLSTDLPTASNTEVTTLSGGKAYITKGTGGVSINGARVVAADVAADNGVIHVINRVLLPPAGNLLQVAQGNTNFTFLVAALNKVIQANPAVGATVTAVLTGSSPYTVFAPTNAAFQATPFNSIDAINAASGATLTTLTNVLLAHVVAGRVFSTNLVAGTVASAGQAPLTVTLGSTVQVRGAGNGTNNATVTSADVVATNGVIHVIDRVILP, encoded by the coding sequence ATGAACATCTATTGGAAAACACTCAAAACAGTTTCACTGGCATTGACAGTTTTAGTGAGCAGCCTCTTCTTAATGAGCTGTGAGAAAGATGAGCCTACTTCCAACACCATTACTGACGTAGTTCTTCAAAACAATGACTTCACAATCTTACGGGCAGCTGTGAGCCGTGCTGGACTAGCCGATGCGTTGCGGGCAGGTACTTTGACCGTTTTTGCACCAAACGATGCAGCATTTACGGCGTCTGGATTAGACCTTGCCACGGTTAATGGTTTGGATGTAAATACGCTCAAAGCGGTGTTGCAGTACCACGTTTTAGCAACAAAAAACCTTTCAACCGACCTCCCTACGGCAAGCAACACAGAAGTGACTACGTTGAGTGGAGGAAAAGCGTACATTACGAAAGGCACTGGCGGGGTGTCTATCAACGGAGCTCGAGTAGTAGCCGCTGATGTCGCTGCTGACAACGGGGTTATCCATGTAATCAACCGCGTTTTGTTGCCACCTGCGGGCAACTTGCTCCAAGTGGCGCAGGGAAATACCAACTTTACGTTTTTGGTAGCGGCGCTCAACAAAGTGATTCAAGCAAATCCAGCAGTGGGTGCAACGGTAACTGCCGTGTTAACAGGTAGCTCGCCTTACACAGTATTTGCTCCTACCAATGCGGCCTTTCAAGCTACTCCGTTCAACAGCATTGATGCGATTAATGCAGCAAGCGGCGCTACTTTGACTACCTTGACCAACGTATTGCTTGCCCACGTTGTAGCTGGCCGAGTTTTTTCTACCAACCTCGTAGCAGGTACAGTTGCGTCGGCAGGCCAAGCACCACTTACCGTGACATTGGGTTCGACAGTACAAGTGCGTGGAGCTGGAAACGGAACAAACAATGCCACAGTCACTTCGGCTGATGTTGTTGCTACCAACGGCGTTATTCACGTTATTGACCGCGTGATACTACCATAA
- the gcvP gene encoding aminomethyl-transferring glycine dehydrogenase, with amino-acid sequence MKISLHQQESFERRHHGQRPEELQEMLKTIGVSTVDELIEQTVPAAIRLARPLELPAPKSEFEYLNDLKKVARLNRIYQSYIGTGYYDTIVPNVILRNILENPAWYTAYTPYQAEIAQGRLEMLLNFQTAVIDLTGMEIANASLLDEATAAAEAMTMLHSLRTGAKKKAETFFVSERCHPQTIDLIYTRATPLDINVVVGDHSKVDLTDPAIFGVLVQYPATDGEVIDYTDFIAAAHELNIFVAVAADLLSLTLLKAPGEMGADVVVGSAQRFGVPMGYGGPHAAFFATKDAYKRQIPGRIIGVSVDTEGNRALRMALQTREQHIRREKATSNICTAQVLLSVMAAAYAVYHGPEGLKSIASKIQGLTKAFADAISEMGYEVATQNYFDTVTVNVRNAQQLEEESRKRGINLRYNANGSVGVSFDEAKTFANLIELLDLFATASGEGIEMSVPDEVEVSLPANLARESAYLTHPVFNNYHTEHDMLRYLKSLENKDLSLVHSMISLGSCTMKLNATAEMIPVTWPEFGKMHPFAPTFQTEGYQLLFKHLNDWLCEITGFAAMSLQPNSGAQGEYAGLLTIRAYHEARGESHRNVALIPSSAHGTNPASAVMAGMKVVVTKCDERGNIDVEDLKAKAEQYSNELSCLMVTYPSTHGVFEESIIDICSLIHSHGGQVYMDGANMNAQVGLTSPATIGADVCHLNLHKTFCIPHGGGGPGMGPIGVAAHLVPHLPGHVNSPLTPNGGTNNSPIGGAGAVSAAPYGSASILTISHAYIAMMGGEGLTNATKMAIVNANYIKQRLSGEGQFEILYTGTNGRCAHEMIVDCRPFKAVGIEAEDLAKRLMDYGFHSPTLSFPVAGTLMIEPTESESKAELDRFCDALLSIRAEIREVEEGVADKANNVLKNAPHTARIVLTENWERPYSREKAVFPLPHLRFNKFWPSVSRIDSAYGDRNLICACIPVEEYAQVEA; translated from the coding sequence ATGAAAATCAGTCTTCACCAACAAGAATCCTTTGAGCGCCGTCACCACGGCCAACGTCCCGAAGAGTTACAAGAAATGCTAAAGACCATCGGAGTAAGCACTGTCGATGAGTTGATTGAGCAAACCGTTCCTGCTGCTATTCGTTTAGCAAGACCGCTTGAGTTGCCCGCTCCCAAATCGGAGTTTGAGTACCTCAATGACTTGAAAAAAGTCGCCCGCCTCAATCGCATTTACCAGTCATACATCGGTACGGGTTATTACGATACGATTGTTCCTAACGTGATTTTGCGTAATATTTTGGAGAACCCTGCATGGTACACGGCTTACACACCGTACCAGGCAGAGATTGCGCAAGGACGCTTGGAGATGTTGCTCAATTTCCAAACAGCGGTGATTGATTTGACGGGAATGGAGATTGCCAACGCCTCGCTTTTAGACGAAGCCACGGCGGCGGCCGAAGCAATGACAATGCTTCATAGCTTGCGTACAGGAGCTAAGAAGAAAGCGGAAACGTTTTTTGTGTCGGAGCGTTGCCACCCACAAACCATTGATTTGATTTATACGCGTGCTACTCCGTTGGATATCAACGTCGTAGTGGGCGACCACTCTAAGGTTGATTTGACTGACCCTGCCATTTTTGGAGTGTTGGTGCAATACCCTGCTACCGACGGAGAGGTCATTGATTATACTGACTTTATTGCCGCTGCCCACGAATTAAACATTTTTGTGGCGGTTGCTGCTGATTTGTTGAGCCTTACGTTGTTGAAAGCCCCAGGTGAAATGGGAGCAGACGTAGTAGTCGGTTCAGCACAACGTTTTGGCGTTCCGATGGGATACGGCGGGCCACACGCAGCGTTTTTTGCCACCAAGGATGCCTACAAACGTCAGATTCCAGGGCGTATCATTGGCGTGTCGGTAGATACAGAAGGAAACCGTGCGTTGCGCATGGCGTTGCAAACGCGTGAGCAGCACATTCGCCGTGAAAAAGCTACCTCAAATATCTGTACCGCCCAAGTATTACTTTCGGTGATGGCCGCTGCTTATGCGGTTTATCACGGGCCAGAAGGTTTAAAAAGCATTGCTTCAAAAATCCAAGGCTTGACAAAGGCATTTGCGGATGCCATTTCAGAAATGGGTTACGAAGTAGCGACACAAAATTACTTCGATACCGTGACGGTCAATGTTCGTAATGCACAACAGCTTGAAGAAGAGTCTCGTAAGCGCGGTATCAATTTGCGTTACAATGCCAATGGTTCGGTAGGAGTATCGTTTGATGAAGCGAAAACATTTGCCAACTTGATTGAATTGTTGGATTTGTTTGCAACTGCGTCGGGTGAAGGTATCGAAATGAGCGTTCCTGACGAAGTAGAAGTATCGTTGCCTGCCAACTTAGCGCGGGAATCGGCATATTTGACGCATCCTGTTTTCAACAATTATCATACAGAGCATGACATGCTTCGTTACTTGAAGTCGTTGGAAAACAAAGATTTATCATTGGTTCACTCGATGATTTCGTTGGGAAGTTGTACGATGAAACTCAACGCAACGGCCGAGATGATTCCAGTGACTTGGCCAGAGTTTGGCAAGATGCACCCCTTTGCTCCCACGTTCCAAACGGAAGGGTACCAGTTGTTGTTCAAGCACTTAAATGACTGGCTTTGTGAAATCACAGGTTTTGCCGCTATGTCACTTCAACCTAACTCAGGAGCGCAGGGTGAATACGCAGGTCTTTTGACGATTCGTGCCTATCACGAAGCGCGCGGAGAAAGTCACCGTAACGTGGCCTTGATTCCGTCGTCGGCGCATGGTACCAACCCAGCTTCGGCAGTAATGGCAGGAATGAAGGTAGTCGTAACAAAGTGTGACGAGCGCGGAAACATTGACGTTGAAGACTTGAAAGCAAAAGCGGAACAATACAGTAACGAACTCTCGTGTTTGATGGTGACGTATCCGTCAACCCACGGGGTGTTTGAAGAAAGTATTATTGATATCTGTTCACTTATCCACAGTCATGGTGGACAAGTCTATATGGACGGTGCAAACATGAACGCCCAAGTAGGACTTACAAGTCCTGCAACCATCGGGGCGGACGTGTGTCACCTCAACTTACACAAAACATTCTGTATCCCTCACGGTGGTGGTGGCCCAGGGATGGGGCCTATTGGCGTAGCAGCGCACTTGGTGCCGCACTTGCCAGGGCACGTTAACAGCCCCCTAACCCCCAATGGGGGAACAAATAACTCCCCCATTGGGGGGGCTGGGGCTGTTTCTGCGGCACCTTATGGCTCGGCAAGCATTCTGACCATTTCCCATGCCTACATCGCCATGATGGGAGGTGAAGGATTGACGAATGCGACCAAAATGGCTATCGTTAATGCCAACTACATCAAGCAACGCTTGTCGGGGGAAGGGCAATTTGAAATTTTATACACGGGAACCAACGGACGTTGTGCACACGAAATGATTGTGGATTGCCGTCCTTTCAAAGCCGTAGGTATCGAAGCCGAAGATCTTGCCAAACGTTTGATGGATTACGGTTTCCACTCACCAACCTTGTCGTTCCCCGTGGCAGGTACGTTGATGATTGAGCCGACCGAATCCGAATCAAAAGCGGAATTAGATCGTTTTTGCGACGCATTGTTGAGTATCCGTGCCGAAATCCGTGAAGTGGAAGAAGGTGTGGCTGACAAGGCAAATAACGTACTGAAAAATGCACCACACACGGCTCGCATTGTGTTGACCGAAAACTGGGAGCGCCCGTACAGTCGTGAGAAAGCGGTCTTCCCATTGCCTCACTTGCGTTTCAATAAGTTTTGGCCAAGTGTAAGCCGTATTGATTCGGCTTACGGCGACCGTAACTTAATTTGTGCCTGTATTCCAGTAGAAGAATACGCACAGGTAGAAGCGTAA
- a CDS encoding type II toxin-antitoxin system RelE/ParE family toxin, with amino-acid sequence MIINYRHKGLELYATKGDRSKLLAAHIPKIRLILTRLDAASSPEQMNQVGYGFHALKGDLKGFYAVKVSGNWRIIFRFEGENAMDVDYLDYH; translated from the coding sequence ATGATTATCAATTACCGACACAAAGGGCTAGAATTGTACGCAACCAAAGGTGACCGTTCCAAGTTGCTCGCTGCACATATTCCAAAAATTCGACTGATTTTAACGCGTCTGGATGCCGCAAGTAGTCCTGAACAAATGAATCAAGTTGGGTATGGGTTTCATGCCCTAAAAGGGGACTTGAAAGGTTTTTATGCGGTAAAAGTATCTGGGAATTGGCGCATCATTTTCCGTTTTGAAGGTGAAAATGCAATGGATGTAGATTACTTAGACTATCACTAA
- a CDS encoding HigA family addiction module antitoxin, which produces MALFDPAHPGELIRETLEGLREETGQKLTIAEVAEGLGTTRKTLSAIINGKQSVSPEMAIRLGTAFPNTSAEFWLKAQENYDLARVRPKVDTSHIRVFWNPAGLNFKPV; this is translated from the coding sequence ATGGCTTTATTTGACCCCGCCCATCCTGGCGAACTAATCCGAGAAACATTAGAAGGCTTACGCGAAGAAACCGGACAAAAACTAACTATTGCTGAAGTAGCAGAAGGATTAGGAACAACACGTAAAACACTATCGGCAATTATCAATGGCAAACAAAGTGTCAGCCCTGAAATGGCCATTCGATTGGGTACTGCTTTTCCAAACACAAGTGCTGAATTTTGGTTGAAAGCACAAGAAAACTACGACCTCGCAAGAGTACGGCCTAAGGTTGATACAAGCCATATTCGGGTTTTCTGGAATCCAGCAGGTCTAAATTTCAAACCAGTTTAG